TTGAGTATTTACATTCTCAACCAagtatttttttactattaattatttttcatttttgagaaattttatctttagaacctactggtctaccacgcttctggctAGACTCATTAGCGACAACTTGTTGTATTGGGGATTCAATTTTTAATGAAACATTTCCagttggtatatgtgatttagttactttatttgcatctataaatacatctggtaattgattttctatattttgcaaatgaattattttctgaacttcaagttcataaTGATCTGTATGGGAatctaaatgagataataaCGATACATTCCaggtaatttctttttccaatttcttaattcctcccttaatgttggaaaatatgtctcattaaaatgacaatcagcaaatcgtgcagtaaatacatcacccgtcaagagtttaagatatttaataatttatggggaattatatccaatatatattcctaacctcctttggggacccatcttagtgcgttgtggtggagcaattggagcATATACTGCATacccaaaaattctcaaatagGAAATATTTGgatcatgaccataagctaattgtaatggtgagtacttatgataaactACTGGTCTAATATGTACAAGTGACACTGCAtgtaaaatagcatgtccccatacagatgaaggaagcttaactCTCATAAGAATGGtcttacaattaattgcaaacgttttatgaatgattctactaaaccattttgtgtatgaacatgggttacaggatgttcaacacttatcccaattgacatacaataattataaaaaacttgAGATGTAAATTCAATAGCATTATCAaaacgaatggtcttaattgtataatcaggaaattatactcttaacttaattatttgagcaagtaatcttgcaagatttcgacttgataataagcacacatgtgaccatctattggatgcatctattaataccataaaatatctaaatgatccacttggtgggttaatagatcCATATATATCACCacgaattcgttctaaaaatgcaggtgattcagtccccactttaaCTAGTgctggtctaattattaattttccttgagagcaagcatcacatgataattcattagattaaagaatcttctggttcttcaatgagtgttcatttgaattctcaattattctcctcatcattatgaatcttggatgacccaatcagtcatgccaaattataaatatgtctggattcatgaatttcaagttcattgtttcatatgtttcaattacttgtatataagtataatacaatccagaagataaagcagacaatttttccaatatacatttttcatttgagacagtagagataatatatagatattccacattattcttacgataagtctcaatatgataaccattgcaatgtatatctttaaaacttaaaagatttctctttgattgcctagagaacaatgcattgtcaattgtaaattttgttcctttaggcaaaataatatttgcttttccagaACCTTTGAtcaggtttgcagaacctgatattgtatttacttttgctttcaacattgtcaatttgaaaaaatattttttatttgtaagtattctgtgtgtagttgcactgtctgcgagacatagatcttctttgctcattttttaaacacccaacatatggaaatgatccatgtttcttcactacaagaaaatatttacaataagaaaaaaaacacataaaatatGCAAAAGttactataaaaaaattaaataaaagaaaacatcaacattaagtctagatattctcaaagtcaaaagcaATACTTGATGTTCTACCAACTGtgtcaattttctcttcaggagTTTCAAAAAAGTTTGCCACATACAAATTTTTCATGtgagatgggtcaaatatgtcattatcctagtatgcaaaatttgcttttCTCCTTTTCCTTTAGGGAGGCtggatagaggtcaactaagtgttttgacgtacaacAGGTACATGACCAATGCCCAATCCTTCtacatcggaagcatttattttaacactctttgaacttttattttgtggagcttttcttttatgatcatcattttgtgtggtttttttttttaaatttaaatgattagaacgaccaccacgaaaataataattatttcttcctctaccacaTGACCTCGATTACAACCACGACcatgacctcgaccacgattattaacattcacaccATGCATTTCAAGGAATAGTGTTGTTttagttggtcgagattcgtggttcttcatcaataacttgttattttgttcgaggacatgaaattagttcagaatattgtttaaaacctttcgctcgatattgctactgcaagagcatatttgagacatgaaacgtaaaaaatatcttctctaacatatcagcttcaataattttttcttcgcataacaacaattttgaactgattttaaatcatACGGAATTGTAgtcacttactgatttaaaatcttgtagcctcaaatgcatccactcataatgggttttaggaagaataactgtcttttgatgatcatacctttctttaaaaaattttcacaagatatggagatcttttattgtaagatatttcatttttaatcccttgtgaagatgatgacgaaggaaaatcataataTTTGTTTTGTCCTGGATgttgtatttccttctttaattgtttctcttaagttcatagcatccaggtgaatttcggcatcgagtacccatgacaaataattggtgagaaatccacttcaaaattccactatttatagacaaagtgacaagtaggatgtgaacttacatggacaccaaacatgaattattacaaagtaaataaacaatataaaaaatgacatGTGACTTTTAAGACACTAAGCATTGaacatctatttttatgatatttataatatataatgaatAGTAATGGTTGTTCCATACatattttcccttttaatctAGTTTTCTACGAaggtaatatttaaatattgaatattgTTTGTTGGTCAATGTACTTTGACTTGTAATGATGCTGCAATTGCTAGAATGATTACTTACACTTTTATTAATCTAATATTGTTTActcaataaaaatgaaaactagtagaacaaaaaaattataaattcgaCTTTACTAAAATTATTTCGGAGCAAGTGTTCGGCTGTATTTCaatgagaataaaaaaaattgagtacaatgagaataaaaaattaattgatgtgGAACTCACCAAAaaaatagatatagagaaactactttattttaaaaaagtgttGGAACCTACCAAAAAGATGGattatattttcttattttggtGAGAataaatataccaagcaaataaattaatagaaattATTCTCATCTTTTGGTGTGAGTTTCCATGAATTGAGAATCActctaattttttaataaatctgtCGAAGGGAGATTCGAGGAGAATTCATCAAAAAGTGACGATAAGGAGAGTCTCTAGAAATGGACTATTTACATGAACTGAAAATAAGTATGAATTTAAATCAAAAGAGGGTAATATATTCCATGCTTATTTATGTTCATTTTACTTGCTTTACTAATTTATTGAGCAGTAACAAATCAACTATATAATCCGAGAATCATAGGGCCATTGGGGAAATTTTTCATACTTATCAATTCTTGTCCTTATTCCAAAGTTTTATCAAGCAACAGAATATCAAGTGAAGGCCCATTTCCATGTTCATATGTATCAGAAAGgaatcaaaaggaaaaaaggggagaaaaaatgaatgcattgttacaatattaaatcaattGACCGTCGGTTTCAACGTgggaaaagaagaaataaaataaagcaaGCAAAAAGGCGAACTTAAATGTTCCttctggaaaaaaaagaaaagatatgaATGGTAATGTGTGATCCTGAAGACTGCAATTGCAATTCAATGGTTTTATTTCAGAGCAAAAACAGGAGGTGAGGGAACCAGCCACATGCTAATGCAACCAACAAGCAACAGTTGAAAATAACCCTGTTGGGTGAATCACCTGCACCATTTAGACATATTACATGATTGATGTAACTCAAAAGCAGCAAAATGCAGGATGGGGAACAGTATCGAGCGACCGGATATAACACAGGTGTGTTTATTTGTCAATCAAAGTTGAAACAAAGATTCTTGGTTATCACCTACCAAATTGAAGATAATTGTTCTTGATGTTCCATTCAAAATCCCAGTGCTTCCTGTCATTCTTGAGAGTCCAATAAGTCCATCCAAAAGAAGCTGCATTATAAACCTCTAGCTGGGCCCTCCCAAAGTTTTGATAATCAGCCTGAGACGCGTTTGTCACATTCCACTCATTTGCCCATTCTCCTGTTAATCATATTCATCTCTTACAAATCACTATTCTTGACTCCTAATCTACTTTCGTACCTTAAACAGTAcatttggattgactttctaaGTACTTAAAAATAAGTGCTAAATTTGACATCGGAACTAAAGGAAAATCATGGTACATTAGGGGGAAAAATGTAATATACAAAGCAAAAAACTCAAAAAAGttgtgaaaaattaaaaatactttcattcaGATTAAATCTTGGAAGTTGATATCAGAAACaaatgaaaagtaaagagaCTGAGGTCTGAGGCTTACCAATGAAGATGAGGGGACCGTTTGCGCTGTTTAAGGCCTGTATTTGAGTTTGCCTGTTCTTGTATATGATTTCTATGTTTTCCGAGGGGCTCAAGTGATCAAAGAAAGGATCAAAGAGATTGTAGTAATGCAAATCAACCACTAAATTATGAGATCCTATGTTAGCCTGATAAAGTTCCATAGGATCTGCTTTGCCAATTCTTTGGCAAATTATTACATAAGCTGTTGGAGAGTATTTACGGACTATATTGTATCCTTGTTTGTAATATGATACCACAGTGTCAAATGGAACTAAATCTGCTGACGGTTCATTTAGGAGTTCGATTCCAAGCAAGGCTGGATGTTTTCCATacctacaaagaaaaaaaagtcttCTTAATTATGTAGGAGAGAACCATACCAAAGTCAAACTATGTTGAATTTGCTGCAGAGCATTGCAATAGGTTTTTGAAAGAACCTCATTCGAGATAAAGGCATAACGTGGAGGGGGAACTCTCAAGTATGAATTGGAGGTATGGGTAAAATGAGCAGATAGATTGTAACAAGGATCAGTGTGCCAAAGAATTCAAAGTAGGACAGAAAAATACCTTGAAGCTAAGAAGTCTATTACATCCAATGTTTTAGAAATGTAAGCAGGAGAATTGGGCCATCCTATTGTACCATCATTACTTGCGCTATGTTCCATCCCATTTTGGGAGCCAGGAGCAGCATGAAGGTCAATTATGCACATTAGGTTATAGGCTCTGCACCGCAGGTTTCAGGCAGCACAATTAAGTAGAGAATGTGGATCTGAAAAATAAACAGTCTGAAAAGAGTAATTAGAAAACAAGACCTACTGTGCCCATGAGAATGCATTATCTAGCGCTTCCAAAGATCCACCAATAAATGGTGCAGGAGGATCAGGATCAAAAGCAATCCACCAACCAACAGGAATTCTCACTGTGTTTATTCCATGTCTATACAAAAATTTAAAGTCGTCTATAGTGATGAAATTGTTTCTATGTCTCTGCAGTTACATCAACGAGAAGGAAAGACCATATATGGGGATCAATCTATTGGAAAGCTGGCATGAAGAAGTTTATAATGATTGAGAATAATACCCAGGAGCTTCTATTAGGTACGGTCAAGTATTTTTCCATACATACTGTTTGTAGATCATGTCACGTTATTATTGCTAAAGTCATAATcccaaacaaaaataaaagtttaacaGACCTTAAGATTGCTACAAACAATAGAATTTACCTGATAAACACGAGTTGCCTCATCCTTTCCATAGCCATTTGCAAGTTGGTAATCTCCATGCAGGTTGTTTGAAACAATCATTTCAAAAGTGGCA
The nucleotide sequence above comes from Benincasa hispida cultivar B227 chromosome 3, ASM972705v1, whole genome shotgun sequence. Encoded proteins:
- the LOC120072558 gene encoding probable glucan 1,3-beta-glucosidase A isoform X2, translating into MELVFTKWVSGFFLCCCLISSQAYSVEGILGDDKIRGVNLGGWLVIEGWIKPSLFEGIPNGDMLDGAVVQLRSVTLQKFVSAENGGGTGVTVDRDAASSWETFRLWRVSASEFQFRTFLGQFLTCDGLGCSAAAQSPRNAATFVVERNGNRVHLKLKSGVYLQAMITNQLTADYPGKPGWDDNAATFEMIVSNNLHGDYQLANGYGKDEATRVYQRHRNNFITIDDFKFLYRHGINTVRIPVGWWIAFDPDPPAPFIGGSLEALDNAFSWAQAYNLMCIIDLHAAPGSQNGMEHSASNDGTIGWPNSPAYISKTLDVIDFLASRYGKHPALLGIELLNEPSADLVPFDTVVSYYKQGYNIVRKYSPTAYVIICQRIGKADPMELYQANIGSHNLVVDLHYYNLFDPFFDHLSPSENIEIIYKNRQTQIQALNSANGPLIFIGEWANEWNVTNASQADYQNFGRAQLEVYNAASFGWTYWTLKNDRKHWDFEWNIKNNYLQFGDSPNRVIFNCCLLVALACGWFPHLLFLL
- the LOC120072558 gene encoding probable glucan 1,3-beta-glucosidase A isoform X1: MELVFTKWVSGFFLCCCLISSQAYSVEGILGDDKIRGVNLGGWLVIEGWIKPSLFEGIPNGDMLACGIIQDGAVVQLRSVTLQKFVSAENGGGTGVTVDRDAASSWETFRLWRVSASEFQFRTFLGQFLTCDGLGCSAAAQSPRNAATFVVERNGNRVHLKLKSGVYLQAMITNQLTADYPGKPGWDDNAATFEMIVSNNLHGDYQLANGYGKDEATRVYQRHRNNFITIDDFKFLYRHGINTVRIPVGWWIAFDPDPPAPFIGGSLEALDNAFSWAQAYNLMCIIDLHAAPGSQNGMEHSASNDGTIGWPNSPAYISKTLDVIDFLASRYGKHPALLGIELLNEPSADLVPFDTVVSYYKQGYNIVRKYSPTAYVIICQRIGKADPMELYQANIGSHNLVVDLHYYNLFDPFFDHLSPSENIEIIYKNRQTQIQALNSANGPLIFIGEWANEWNVTNASQADYQNFGRAQLEVYNAASFGWTYWTLKNDRKHWDFEWNIKNNYLQFGDSPNRVIFNCCLLVALACGWFPHLLFLL